DNA sequence from the Gemmatimonadaceae bacterium genome:
GATTTCTGCCGGCGGTTTGACGAAGGCGCGATCGAAGCCTTGCAGACGGCGATCAACGAAACGCGGGTGCGGGTCTGGCGGACGCAACCGGCCGCGTTTTTTGAGGAGGCGTTCATCGACGCGGACGGCACACTGGCCGAGACCACCGGCCAATGCAAGGAGGGCATGGATATCGCCTACAACGGGGTCTGGGGGTATCACCCGTTGGTGGTGTCGCTCGCGAACACGCAGGAGCCGTTGTATCTGGTCAACCGGAGCGGCAATCGGCCCTCGTCGGAGGGCGCGGCAGAACGGTACGATCAGGCGCGGGCGCTGTGTCGCGAGGCGGGGTTCCAGCGCGTCACGTTTCGCGGCGATACGGATTTCAGCCAAACGGGCCACCTGGATCGCTGGGATGGCGAGGGCGTCCGCTTTGTGTTCGGCTACGATGCGCGGGCCAACGTGATCGCGGCCGCGGAGGCGCTGCCGGCGCCCGCGTGGCAGCGGTTGGTGCGGCGGCCGCCCTACGAGGTGCAGACCGAACCGCGCGCACGCCGCCCCAACGTCAAGGAGGCGACCATCGTCGCGCGCGAGTTCCAGAACCTGCGGCTGGAGGCGGAGGCCGTCGCCGAGTTTCCCTACCGCCCGACCGCGTGCGCGACGACCTTTCGCATGGTGGTCGTCCGGAAAAACATCTCGGTGCTGCAAGGCGAGCACCGGTTGTTCGACCAGATCCGTTACTTCTTCTATCTCACCAACGATCGCTCGACCGCGCTCCCGGATCTGGTCTTCCTGGCGAATGACCGCTGCAATCAAGAGAACCTGATCGATCAACTCAAGCACGGGGTGGGGGCGACGCGGATGCCGGTGGACACGCTGCTCAGCAACTGGGCGTACATGGTGATGGCGGCGCTCGCGTGGACGCTGAAGGCCTGGTTCGCGCTGCGGTTGCCGGAGACGGGGCGCTGGGCCGGACGGTACGCCGCCGAGAAGGCGGCCGTG
Encoded proteins:
- a CDS encoding IS1380 family transposase, with protein sequence MHTSRHKKLARRKRRIERRLRPRTWKAQAMPMYRARNIEYEHSDRVRGLATGGIGAMHQLAQHTGLVDAIDQHVELLKAPLPYHESDHVLGIAYNVLCGGSCLQDIELRRQDEVYLDALGAQRVPDPTTAGDFCRRFDEGAIEALQTAINETRVRVWRTQPAAFFEEAFIDADGTLAETTGQCKEGMDIAYNGVWGYHPLVVSLANTQEPLYLVNRSGNRPSSEGAAERYDQARALCREAGFQRVTFRGDTDFSQTGHLDRWDGEGVRFVFGYDARANVIAAAEALPAPAWQRLVRRPPYEVQTEPRARRPNVKEATIVAREFQNLRLEAEAVAEFPYRPTACATTFRMVVVRKNISVLQGEHRLFDQIRYFFYLTNDRSTALPDLVFLANDRCNQENLIDQLKHGVGATRMPVDTLLSNWAYMVMAALAWTLKAWFALRLPETGRWAGRYAAEKAAVLRMEFKAFLQGFMLMPVQVVRTSRRLVFRLLAWNPWQAVFLRGFDQLRAPLRC